The Prochlorococcus marinus XMU1408 region ACCGACTTGAGCTTTTTCCTCATGATGCTTTATTGGGCTGCGCAGTTGATATACCAACTCTTAATGGTAATGTAACTTTACAAGTACCTCCAAATTCTTCTACTGGTAGATTGTTAAGACTTAGAGGGCGTGGTTTGGAGTATGAAGATTATCGTGGTGATCAAATTGTTGAAATTATTATTGTCTTACCTGACAGTTTAAGTGATTCCGAAATCGCATTGTATCAACGTCTAAATGAAATATCTTTGGAAAAATATTAGAAATATATTGTTTAATCTTTTTATATATTTATAATGAAAAAGATTGTTTAAATATTATGTTGGTTCACGTCCTTTTGTATGAAGCGGGGACTGAAAGTGAGGGGATACATTCCCTAGAGCTAAAGGGTTCAACTGTAATCCTTATGTTCCAAGATAGGGACGATGCAGAAAGATATTGCGGTCTCCTCGAAGCTCAGGATTTCCCAACTCCATCAGTCGAGGAATTGACTCGAGTTGATATTGAGGCATTTTGCGTTGAGGCTGGATATGAAGCTCGTTTTGTCGAGAAGGGTTTTATTCCAAGTACTGATGAAGAGCGACTTATGATTTCTCCACCTCTTTCTAATTTAGAAGTAGGAAACTGGAATAATCAAGAAAATATAATAGATAAATCTACCTCTAATGATCAACTCGATGATATAAAAAAACGTTTGGAAAATCTTTTATGATTAATTCAGTAAATGATAATTATCGAATATTAACCGAGCATATTAATTTAACTTCAATAGATTTAGATACTAAATCGACTAATGAAATAGTAAAGATTTTTTCAGAAGCTGATAAAGAACCTCAAAAGGCTGTCGAGAATTCAATTCCAGAAATAGTTAAAGCAATTGATTTAATTACATTGAGGCTTCAGGATAATGGTAGATTGTTTTATATTGGTACTGGTACATCAGGAAGATTAGGTGTACTAGATGCCTCAGAATGCCCTCCAACTTTTTGTACGAATCCAGATTTGGTTCAGGGAATAATCGCTGGAGGTATACCATCCTTAACAAGAAGTTCTGAATCTTTAGAGGATATATCAGAGATTGCAATCTCTGATCTTAAAGATAGAAATTTTTCAAATCGAGACGTCTTAATAGGTATAACAGCAAGTGGCAGAACTCCATATGTTTTCGGAGCATTAAACTATTCTAAAAGTATAAATGCACTAACTATTTCTATTTCATCAGTTCCAGAAACTGATTCAACTTTAGATAATGATATCGATATTAGACTCATTACTGGACCAGAGGTTCTTGCTGGTTCCACAAGATTAAAAGCTGGAACGGCTACTAAGATGGCTTTAAATATAATTTCTACATCTGTGATGATCAAATTAGGAAAGGTTTATGGCAATAGAATGATTGATTTATCAGTGAGTAATGATAAATTAATTGATCGAGCAATTGGCATCCTATTTGATATTGCCTCAGTTGATAAAGAAACTGCTGTTCAACTTTTAAAGGATACAAACGGATCTGTAAAATTATCTTTATTAATCGCTTTGTCTGGTATGGATGTTATTGATGCTAAGCAATTACTTAATGATTCAAAGGGCAATTTAAGAACAGCACTAACTACGCTAAATGTTATTAAATTATAGTTAAACTAAACTTTTAATAATACTAAGATATTTTCTGCATTAAATTTTAAAAGGAGTTATTATAAAAAAAATTATTTGAGCTATGTCTAAAGTATTGATGAACACAGATAAAGGCCAATTGACTATTGACCTGTTTGATAATGATGCACCCAAAACTGTAGATAACTTTTTGAAGTTAGTTAAAGAAGGTTTTTACGATGGACTTTCTTTCCACAGAGTAATTAATGGCTTTATGGCTCAAGGCGGATGTCCGAATACTAGAGAGGGATCAAGAGGGATTCCTGGAACTGGTGGGCCTGGATATTCTATTGATTGTGAAATAAATTCTAACAAACATGTTGCTGGTTCTCTTTCTATGGCTCACGCAGGAAAAGATACTGGCGGCAGCCAATTCTTTTTAGTTCATGCTCCACAACCTCACTTGGATGGAGTACATACTGTCTTTGGTAAAACTGAAGATATGCAAATCCTTCTATCTATTACTAATGGTACAAAAATTAATAGTGTAAGTCTTTTAAAATAGAATTTTTATTTATTATTAACTCCATTCAATAGTGCTTGTTTTATCTTTTAAATCCCAATCAAATAATGGCGAGTTTTCAAAATTTGAAAGTTCGCTAATTTCTTTTTCTTCAATTAATATGTTTTGAGAAGGATGTAAAAGCTGTTCATAATTATCCGTCTTAATTATTCCAACTCTTTCAGTATTTTTCCAATTGCTAAG contains the following coding sequences:
- a CDS encoding DUF3110 domain-containing protein; protein product: MLVHVLLYEAGTESEGIHSLELKGSTVILMFQDRDDAERYCGLLEAQDFPTPSVEELTRVDIEAFCVEAGYEARFVEKGFIPSTDEERLMISPPLSNLEVGNWNNQENIIDKSTSNDQLDDIKKRLENLL
- a CDS encoding peptidylprolyl isomerase — protein: MSKVLMNTDKGQLTIDLFDNDAPKTVDNFLKLVKEGFYDGLSFHRVINGFMAQGGCPNTREGSRGIPGTGGPGYSIDCEINSNKHVAGSLSMAHAGKDTGGSQFFLVHAPQPHLDGVHTVFGKTEDMQILLSITNGTKINSVSLLK
- the murQ gene encoding N-acetylmuramic acid 6-phosphate etherase produces the protein MINSVNDNYRILTEHINLTSIDLDTKSTNEIVKIFSEADKEPQKAVENSIPEIVKAIDLITLRLQDNGRLFYIGTGTSGRLGVLDASECPPTFCTNPDLVQGIIAGGIPSLTRSSESLEDISEIAISDLKDRNFSNRDVLIGITASGRTPYVFGALNYSKSINALTISISSVPETDSTLDNDIDIRLITGPEVLAGSTRLKAGTATKMALNIISTSVMIKLGKVYGNRMIDLSVSNDKLIDRAIGILFDIASVDKETAVQLLKDTNGSVKLSLLIALSGMDVIDAKQLLNDSKGNLRTALTTLNVIKL